TTTTTCCAACGTTATTATTACTAGGTCAACTACTAAGCGTTCATTTGGCTTCGTCTACTCTATTGAATTACAAATAAGAACTCTATAAATATAGTGGGTATAACACTTTGACACATTATCCAAATCTCGATTATATATCTTAATTAGGTTTATTGAAGCCATGTCCTTATACAAATCAAAGCCCGTTTTCTTGATCCTCATTCCTCTTCTCATGCTGCACCGCAATTTAAGGACTAGTTTCGAATTCTCAGACTTTTCTAGTCCATACAGAAACGAACTCTTCATCTTCCAAGGTGATGCCTCTGCATCATCCAACGGTTCCATTCAACTCACGAAGATCGAAAACGGTAAACCAATCCCTAACAGTGTTGGTAGAGTCTCTTATGGCCTACCAATGCGCCTCTGGGACTTGAAAACCCAGAAGCTAGCAAGTTTCACCACTAGCTTCTCTTTTTTCGTGTCACCAAATGGCGGAGACGGAATCTCATTCTTCATGGCACCTTTTCATTCTCCAATCCCCAAAGATTCACAAGGTGGATACCTTGGTCTCTTCAATCCCGACGCTTCACTAGCCCCCTTCAGAGATCCTACGGTTGCTGTAGAATTCGACACGTTTTCCAATCCATGGGATCCTGCGTTTTCGCACATCGGCATTGATGTGAACTCCATTGTTTCCGTAACTAGTGTGCCATGGCTGAATGGGGTTGAGGGTTTGAACACTACAGTATTTGCCACTGTAAGCTATGAGGCAGTAACACAAAATTTAAGCGTGGTTGTGAGTTACTACAGTGGAAGCGTTCTTGGTGGGACTACGGTGAACGCTTCACTGTCGCATGTGATTGATTTGAGGAACGTTCTGCCGGAAAGGGTAAGCGTCGGATTCTCCGGTGCCACGGGACAGTTTGTTGAAGTAAACAATATTCTTTCTTGGAGTTTCAGTTCTGCCTTCTATTaggcaataataataaaacaaataagTTAATCAAATTGTATTAAGGAATTAGTTAATAACcaaataatgtaaaaatattatttatatattaaaattagtaatatatttgtatataattatttttaatatatattttatattttagtaaaagttttcggaaaaactttaaaaaatatataagaaaatcttaaattttctatatttttatagaGAAAGTATGGAGAGCCAATGAATTtagcgtacaatgtgtacaatagggataaaattgaaattaacatcaaataataaataaataaataaattttaataattattaatttaaaatttaaaataaataaaaatttgtaatcaTTATGTAAACTTTAAAAACGATCTATTTCATCAACCTTTTCGTTcagtttcttttttctatttgatgtaattgtcattttatttaatactctttttctttttttattcaatattatatgttatttttatatgtCTATTATGTCTCATAAAATCGTAAATGGAGACATTTTCTTTGCAAACATTGCATTTGTCACACGGTCTAAGAC
The genomic region above belongs to Arachis duranensis cultivar V14167 chromosome 3, aradu.V14167.gnm2.J7QH, whole genome shotgun sequence and contains:
- the LOC107480908 gene encoding lectin 7: MSLYKSKPVFLILIPLLMLHRNLRTSFEFSDFSSPYRNELFIFQGDASASSNGSIQLTKIENGKPIPNSVGRVSYGLPMRLWDLKTQKLASFTTSFSFFVSPNGGDGISFFMAPFHSPIPKDSQGGYLGLFNPDASLAPFRDPTVAVEFDTFSNPWDPAFSHIGIDVNSIVSVTSVPWLNGVEGLNTTVFATVSYEAVTQNLSVVVSYYSGSVLGGTTVNASLSHVIDLRNVLPERVSVGFSGATGQFVEVNNILSWSFSSAFY